One window of Myripristis murdjan chromosome 8, fMyrMur1.1, whole genome shotgun sequence genomic DNA carries:
- the mettl2a gene encoding tRNA N(3)-cytidine methyltransferase METTL2, with translation MAAPHAAVGVEGQSGESQQILPDSSAGEAKRPQFGTRFLTDPRQVFQHNAWDNVEWTEEQEAAAKKKVLENSQPLPPEKQEEYDSRANEYWNDFYTIHENRFFKDRHWLFTEFPELAPQGCLNHKSHPDGCGTDDSQRDSLDQGQSEEVTCLPHTDGDFPGSSATYRILEVGCGVGNTVFPILKTNNDPRLFVYCCDFSSTAVELVKINPEYDPGRCFAFVHDLSDVEANYPVPDGTLDVIVLIFVLSALHPDKMQASISRLARLLKPGGVMLLRDYGRYDMAQLRFKKGRCLSENFYVRGDGTRVFFFTQDELHEMFSAAGLEKVQNLVDRRLQVNRGKQLTMYRVWIQCKYSKAPTQPAETQG, from the exons ATGGCGGCGCCCCATGCTGCTGTCGGAGTGGAGGGGCAGAGCGGGGAAAGCCAACAAATTCTGCCAGATTCCTCTGCCGGAGAGGCGAAACGACCTCAGTTCGGGACGCGGTTCCTCACAGACCCGCGTCAGGTCTTCCAACACAACGCATG GGACAATGTGGAGTGGACAGAGGAACAAGAGGCAGCTGCAAAGAAGAAGGTCctagaaaacagtcagccactGCCTCCAGAGAAACAAG AAGAATACGACAGCCGGGCAAATGAGTACTGGAATGATTTCTACACAATCCACGAGAATCGTTTTTTCAAAGACCGTCACTGGCTCTTCACGGAGTTCCCAGAGCTGGCACCGCAGGGCTGCCTCAATCACAAATCCCATCCCGATGGCTGTGGCACAGACGACAGTCAGCGGGACAGTCTGGATCAGGGACAAAGCGAGGAGGtcacctgtctgcctcacaCCGACGGTGACTTCCCCGGCTCTTCTGCCACATACCGCATCCTGGAG GTTGGCTGTGGTGTGGGCAACACCGTTTTCCCTATTCTGAAGACCAACAA TGACCCGAGACTCTTTGTTTACTGCTGCGATTTTTCCAGCACGGCCGTGGAGTTAGTCAAG ATTAATCCCGAGTATGACCCTGGGCGCTGCTTTGCCTTTGTTCATGACTTGAGTGATGTTGAAGCCAATTACCCCGTCCCCGATGGAACTCTTGATGTTATAGTGCTAATCTTCGTGCTATCAGCTTTGCATCCTGACAA AATGCAGGCGTCCATCAGCAGATTAGCTCGGCTGCTGAAGCCTGGGGGAGTGATGCTGCTCAGGGACTATGGCCGCTATGACATGGCACAGCTCCGCTTCAAGAAAG GACGGTGTCTGTCGGAAAACTTTTATGTCCGGGGTGATGGGACGCGGGTGTTTTTCTTTactcaag ATGAGCTCCATGAGATGTTCTCTGCAGCGGGGCTTGAGAAAGTGCAGAACCTTGTGGACAGGAGGCTGCAGGTTAACCGAGGCAAGCAGCTGACGATGTACCGGGTGTGGATCCAGTGCAAGTACAGCAAGGCTCCAACGCAGCCCGCTGAGACGCAGGGCTGA
- the tlk2 gene encoding serine/threonine-protein kinase tousled-like 2 isoform X2, protein MMEELHSLDPRRQELLEARFTGVGVAKGSGQNESSNQSLCSVGSLSDKELETPEKKVNDQRARKRKADPFDSSQGEIGSKGHKISDYFEFAGGSGPGTSPARGIPPVVRSSPQHSLSNPPVTVQQGSPSSLSSANTEHSSCSLKPATLHMLHKATQSDLTIEKLTAMENNKNSDLEKKEGRIDDLLRANCDLRRQIDEQQRMLERYKERLNKCVTMSKKLLIEKSKQEKMACRDKSMQDRLRLGHFTTVRHGASFTEQWTDGYAFQNLIKQQERINSQREDIERQRKLLAKRKPPSMAQTPPPSLEQNKRKSKTNGTESEALSQAEYHEQEEIFKLRLGHLKKEEAEIQAELERLERVRNLHIRELKRIHNEDNSQFKDHPTLNDRYLLLHLLGRGGFSEVYKAFDLTEQRYVAVKIHQLNKNWRDEKKENYHKHACREYRIHKELDHPRIVKLYDYFSLDTDSFCTVLEYCEGNDLDFYLKQHKLMSEKEGRSIIMQIVNALKYLNEIRPPIIHYDLKPGNILLVNGTACGEIKITDFGLSKIMDDDSYNSVDGMELTSQGAGTYWYLPPECFVVGKEPPKISNKVDVWSVGVIFYQCLYGRKPFGHNQSQQDILQENTILKATDVQFPPKPVVTPEAKAFIRRCLVYRKEDRIDVHQLASDPFLMPHIRKSVASSGTSGMAMASTSSSSNSSASN, encoded by the exons ATGATGGAAGAACTGCATAGCCTAGACCCCCGACggcaggagctgctggaggctcGCTTCACTGGGGTCGGCGTGGCTAAG GGTTCAGGTCAGAATGAGTCATCCAATCAGAGTCTATGCAGTGTGGGCTCTCTCAGCGACAAAGAGCTAGAG ACTCCAGAGAAAAAGGTGAACGACCAGAGAGCGAGAAAACGGAAAGCAGACCCCTTTGACAGCAGCCAAGGTGAGATTG GGAGCAAGGGACATAAAATTAGCGATTATTTTGAG TTTGCGGGAGGCAGCGGTCCTGGTACCAGTCCCGCCAGGGGGATTCCACCAGTGGTCCGCTCTTCCCCACAACACTCCCTCTCCAACCCGCCTGTCACG GTGCAGCAGGGAAGCCCCTCTTCTCTAAGCTCAGCCAACACAGAGCACTCGTCGTGTTCGCTGAAGCCTGCCACCCTTCACATGCTGCACAAAGCCACACAG TCTGACCTTACCATAGAGAAGCTAACCGCAATGGAGAACAACAAGAACTCTGACCTGGAGAAGAAAGAGGGCCGAATAGATGATTTGCTGCGG gCAAACTGTGATCTACGGAGACAGATAGATGAGCAGCAGAGGATGTTGGAGCGATACAAGGAGCGCTTAAACAAGTGTGTGACCATGTCCAAGAAGCTGCTGATTGAGAAA TCCAAGCAGGAGAAGATGGCGTGCCGGGACAAGAGCATGCAGGACAGACTTCGACTGGGCCACTTCACCACAGTAAGACATGGAGCCTCCTTCACTGAGCAGTGGACGGACGGATACGCCTTCCAGAATCTCATCAA ACAACAGGAAAGGATCAACTCCCAGCGAGAGGACATCGAGAGACAGAGGAAGCTGCTGGCCAAGCGCAAGCCGCCCTCCATGGCCCAGACTCCCCCTCCGAGCCTGGAGCAGAACAAACGCAAGAGCAAGACCAATGGAACAGAGAGCGAGgc GTTATCGCAGGCAGAGTACCACGAGCAAGAGGAAATCTTCAAGCTAAGACTAGGTCATCTTAAAAag gaggaggctgagatCCAGGCAGAGCTAGAAAGGTTGGAACGAGTGCGGAACCTGCACATCCGTGAGCTCAAGAGGATCCACAATGAGGATAATTCcca ATTCAAAGACCACCCTACGCTAAATGACCGCTACCTGCTACTCCATTTACTTGGACGGGGAGGTTTCAGTGAAGTTTACAAG GCCTTTGACCTAACAGAGCAAAGGTACGTTGCAGTCAAAATCCACCAGTTAAACAAGAACTGGAGGGACGAAAAGAAGGAAAATTACCACAA ACATGCATGCAGAGAATATAGAATTCATAAAGAGCTGGACCACCCACGGATAGTCAAACTCTACGACTACTTTTCACTTGACACTGACTC GTTCTGCACAGTCCTGGAGTACTGCGAAGGAAACGACCTGGACTTCTACCTGAAGCAGCACAAGCTTATGTCAGAGAAGGAGGGCCGCTCCATCATCATGCAGATTGTCAACGCCCTCAAGTACCTCAATGAGATCAGACCGCCCATTATCCACTACGACCTCAAACCCG GTAACATCCTCCTGGTGAACGGCACAGCCTGCGGGGAAATCAAGATCACAGACTTTGGCCTGTCGAAGATCATGGACGATGACAGCTACAACTCAGTGGACGGGATGGAGCTGACGTCACAGGGAGCAGGGACATACTG GTACCTGCCCCCAGAGTGCTTTGTGGTTGGGAAAGAGCCACCCAAAATCTCCAATAAGGTGGACGTGTGGTCAGTGGGAGTAATTTTCTACCAGTGTTTGTATGGCCGCAAG cccTTTGGCCATAACCAGTCCCAGCAGGACATCCTGCAGGAGAACACCATACTGAAGGCAACGGATGTGCAGTTTCCCCCCAAACCAGTAGTCACACCTGAAGCTAAG gccTTTATAAGGCGCTGTCTGGTCTACCGTAAGGAGGACCGCATCGATGTGCACCAGCTGGCCAGTGACCCCTTCCTCATGCCCCACATTCGCAAATCGGTAGCCTCCTCGGGCACCTCAGGCATGGCCatggcctccacctccagctcctccaaCAGCAGCGCCTCAAACTGA
- the tlk2 gene encoding serine/threonine-protein kinase tousled-like 2 isoform X1, translated as MLHKATQSDLTIEKLTAMENNKNSDLEKKEGRIDDLLRANCDLRRQIDEQQRMLERYKERLNKCVTMSKKLLIEKSKQEKMACRDKSMQDRLRLGHFTTVRHGASFTEQWTDGYAFQNLIKQQERINSQREDIERQRKLLAKRKPPSMAQTPPPSLEQNKRKSKTNGTESEAYAFFFFFFFLIVSGLMSVLFLHPFSILYNLFLCLCRLSQAEYHEQEEIFKLRLGHLKKEEAEIQAELERLERVRNLHIRELKRIHNEDNSQFKDHPTLNDRYLLLHLLGRGGFSEVYKAFDLTEQRYVAVKIHQLNKNWRDEKKENYHKHACREYRIHKELDHPRIVKLYDYFSLDTDSFCTVLEYCEGNDLDFYLKQHKLMSEKEGRSIIMQIVNALKYLNEIRPPIIHYDLKPGNILLVNGTACGEIKITDFGLSKIMDDDSYNSVDGMELTSQGAGTYWYLPPECFVVGKEPPKISNKVDVWSVGVIFYQCLYGRKPFGHNQSQQDILQENTILKATDVQFPPKPVVTPEAKAFIRRCLVYRKEDRIDVHQLASDPFLMPHIRKSVASSGTSGMAMASTSSSSNSSASN; from the exons ATGCTGCACAAAGCCACACAG TCTGACCTTACCATAGAGAAGCTAACCGCAATGGAGAACAACAAGAACTCTGACCTGGAGAAGAAAGAGGGCCGAATAGATGATTTGCTGCGG gCAAACTGTGATCTACGGAGACAGATAGATGAGCAGCAGAGGATGTTGGAGCGATACAAGGAGCGCTTAAACAAGTGTGTGACCATGTCCAAGAAGCTGCTGATTGAGAAA TCCAAGCAGGAGAAGATGGCGTGCCGGGACAAGAGCATGCAGGACAGACTTCGACTGGGCCACTTCACCACAGTAAGACATGGAGCCTCCTTCACTGAGCAGTGGACGGACGGATACGCCTTCCAGAATCTCATCAA ACAACAGGAAAGGATCAACTCCCAGCGAGAGGACATCGAGAGACAGAGGAAGCTGCTGGCCAAGCGCAAGCCGCCCTCCATGGCCCAGACTCCCCCTCCGAGCCTGGAGCAGAACAAACGCAAGAGCAAGACCAATGGAACAGAGAGCGAGgcgtatgcttttttttttttttttttttttttaattgtgtctgGTCTGATGTCAGTGTTGTTCCTGCATCCATTTTCCATTCTTTAcaatttgtttctgtgtctttgcAGGTTATCGCAGGCAGAGTACCACGAGCAAGAGGAAATCTTCAAGCTAAGACTAGGTCATCTTAAAAag gaggaggctgagatCCAGGCAGAGCTAGAAAGGTTGGAACGAGTGCGGAACCTGCACATCCGTGAGCTCAAGAGGATCCACAATGAGGATAATTCcca ATTCAAAGACCACCCTACGCTAAATGACCGCTACCTGCTACTCCATTTACTTGGACGGGGAGGTTTCAGTGAAGTTTACAAG GCCTTTGACCTAACAGAGCAAAGGTACGTTGCAGTCAAAATCCACCAGTTAAACAAGAACTGGAGGGACGAAAAGAAGGAAAATTACCACAA ACATGCATGCAGAGAATATAGAATTCATAAAGAGCTGGACCACCCACGGATAGTCAAACTCTACGACTACTTTTCACTTGACACTGACTC GTTCTGCACAGTCCTGGAGTACTGCGAAGGAAACGACCTGGACTTCTACCTGAAGCAGCACAAGCTTATGTCAGAGAAGGAGGGCCGCTCCATCATCATGCAGATTGTCAACGCCCTCAAGTACCTCAATGAGATCAGACCGCCCATTATCCACTACGACCTCAAACCCG GTAACATCCTCCTGGTGAACGGCACAGCCTGCGGGGAAATCAAGATCACAGACTTTGGCCTGTCGAAGATCATGGACGATGACAGCTACAACTCAGTGGACGGGATGGAGCTGACGTCACAGGGAGCAGGGACATACTG GTACCTGCCCCCAGAGTGCTTTGTGGTTGGGAAAGAGCCACCCAAAATCTCCAATAAGGTGGACGTGTGGTCAGTGGGAGTAATTTTCTACCAGTGTTTGTATGGCCGCAAG cccTTTGGCCATAACCAGTCCCAGCAGGACATCCTGCAGGAGAACACCATACTGAAGGCAACGGATGTGCAGTTTCCCCCCAAACCAGTAGTCACACCTGAAGCTAAG gccTTTATAAGGCGCTGTCTGGTCTACCGTAAGGAGGACCGCATCGATGTGCACCAGCTGGCCAGTGACCCCTTCCTCATGCCCCACATTCGCAAATCGGTAGCCTCCTCGGGCACCTCAGGCATGGCCatggcctccacctccagctcctccaaCAGCAGCGCCTCAAACTGA